In Candidatus Parvarchaeota archaeon, the sequence GACGTCATAGTAATTAACTCGTGCACAGTCAAGGAGGCAACAGAAAACAAAATCGCCTTCAGGCTCGCAAAATATGCAAGGGCAGGAAAGCCCCTTGTGCTGGCCGGCTGCATGTCGGTTAATGAGAAGCTTGTATCATACAATGCCCCAAATGCCTCAATAGTCGGCACTTCAAGCCTGAACAGGATTTTTGATGCAGTCGAATCGGCAATTTTTCACATGAAAAATTCCAGGAAAACGGGAAAAAGCACGGCTAATGGCACGGTGCAAAAAGTCTTCAAGGATTTTTCGTCAAAGGAAAACCTGCCCAGGTCAAGGGAAGGGATTATCGGGAAAGTTGCAATTGCCGAAGGCTGCTTGTCCTCCTGCACTTTTTGCCAGACAAAACTTGCACGCGGAAGATTGTTTTCATACAAACCGGAGGCAATCACAAATGAGGTTTCAAAATGGGCGGCTGCTGGGGCCAGGGAAATACAGCTGACCGGGCAGGACACAGGGGCATATGGTGCTGAAATCAGGTCTGACATTGGGCGGCTTTTGGAGGCTGTCTGCAGCGTCAAAGGGGACTTCAAGGTTAGGCTTGGGATGGCAAACCCAGAGCACGCATTAAAACATCTTGACAGGCTTCTTGTGGCTTTTGAAAACAGGAAAATGTACAAGTTTCTCCACATCCCGGTGCAATCAGGCTCTGATTCCGTCCTTGAAAAAATGAAGAGGGAATACTCAGTAAGCCAGTTTATGGAGGTTGCTGACGCATTCAAAAGCAAATTCCCAGGCATGATTCTGGCAACCGATGTCATTGTCGGCTTTCCGCAGGAAACATTTGATGACTTTGAAATGACCCTTGGGCTGATAAGAAAAGCCAGATTTGACATCGTCAATGTCTCCAAGTTCTCGCCAAGGCCTTTTACAAAGGCCGCTGGGATGGAGCAAGTTCCAAACAATGAGAAAAAAAGAAGGGCTGAAATCTGCTCTGCACTGTGCAGAAAAATAGCTTTTGAGAACAACAAAAAATGGATTGGGAAAAAGGCCAGCTTCACAGTCACCGAAAAGCAAAAGACCTTCACAGGCAGGGACGATTACTACAGGCAGGTTGCAATTGCTCCCGGCTCAATTCCGCGTGGTTTTGAAGTAGCCCTGGGCCAGGACCTGGAGGCCAAAATAACCGGGGCTCGCATTGGCTGCATTGTCGGGCAACTCCTCTTCTAGTGCGCCTGTTTTATTTCAACCCCCCTATCAATTTATATTCCAAGAGCGTAGTAATGTGTAGCAATTTTATCTTCAATCATATGCCATTGGGGTGATATTCTGGAATTCAAAAACGCAATGCAATCGGCCTTGATTCCAATACTTGCAATAACGGTTCTTTCGGCAATACTTGAGACAATAGCCGCGGCTGTCAAGTACTTCTCCATACCATTTCTTGACATAATAACTGTTGTCCTAATCCCAGTCTCACTTGTGCTTTATGGCTACGCAGGATACACTGCCTCAAAAAAATATTCCCATGACAAGATTGTGGGGGCCCTTGCAGGCGGCCTTACGGGGTTTGTTTCAGGAGTTGCTTCGGCAATAATCAAGGTGGCGCTAATTCTTGTCGTTTCGGCCCTCAAGCCAAATGCGCAAGACACCCTCTCGTCACTTATGACTTCCTACCTGCCAAAAGGCACAGGCGTGCTTATCATCAACCTGCTTTGCGTAGGCATAATTGTCCCGCTTTCAATCTGCGGCGGGCTAATGGCAGGCTACATTGGCTCAATGGTGGCTCAGAGAAGAAAATAACTTCTTCCTCAAAAGGCTATTGTTGAGTTAACCAAGGTTTGACCATGTTTGGCACTTCTGGAATAAGGGGGGTTGCAAATAGCGAGGTGGGCTGCGAGCTTGCAGTCAGGCTTGGAGGCGCGCTTTCACAGGCAGGCAAAAAGGCGGTTGTGGCAACAGACACAAGGCTTGCCGCGCCCATGATAAAACATGCGCTGGTTTCAGGCTTGCTTTCAGGCGGCGCGGAAGTTTTGGACATTGGTGTCGTTCCAACCCCAGTCCTCTCTTTTGCCTCCCAGCAGCTAGGCTGCACCGGCGTGATGGTGACAGCCTCGCACAACCCGCCGCAGTATATTGGCATGAAGTTATTTGAGTCTGGTTTTGAGATTGATAAGGTAAAGGAAAAGGCAATGGAGCAAAAGCTTGGCCAGGACTATAGTCCAAAGGCAAAATTTGACAAAGTCGGCAGGCTTGGGCAGGCAGACTTTCGCCAGCAATACTTCGGCTTTGCACTGCAGAAAATTGACGCAGCCAAGGTGGCAGCCACAAGGCCCAAAGTCGTTGTGGACTGCGCAAACGCCGCCGCCTCAACCTGCATGCCCTATTTACTTGGGATGGTGGGGTGCCAGGTTGTTTCAGTCAACTGCGAGCAAAACACAAGCTTCAACCGTGGCCTTGAGCCAAGCCAGGCAAACCTTGCCGATACTGCAAAGGTTGTCAGGGCGACTGGAGCTTTGCTTGGCATTGCCCACGACGGGGATGCCGACAGGGCGGTAATAATGGACGAGAAGGGCAATGTCCTGCCACTTGATGTCCAGCTTGCCCTCATGTGCCTATTTGAGCTTGGAAAAAACAGGCAGGCAGGAAAAAGGATAGTGACCACCGTAGAGGCGTCGCTTGCAGTGCGCCGGGCAGTGGAGGCAGGAGGAGGGGAAATCTCAATCACACCGGTAGGAAGCCTCCATGTTGCCCAAAGCCTATATTCACAAGGCGGCTGCTTTGGGGGCGAGCCGTGCGGCGAGTATGTTTATCCGGCCGGCGTCAAATCCCCAGACGGGCTTCTCTCAGGCCTGAAGTTTATTGAAATGCTTTGCACAAAAGGCGAGATTTCAGCCCTTTCAAAACAAGTAAAGACCTATCCAATACACAGGGCCAAATTCCCGTGCCCCAATGAAAAAAAGAAGGCGGCAATGGCACTTATAGAAAGGCAAGTGGAAAGCGCCGGCAAGCTCAAAGGAGCAAAAAGCCTGTCAGACGGTTTGAGGGTGGACTTTGAGGACGGCTGGTTCCTAATACGCCCATCTGGAACAGAGCCAATCATGCGCCTTACTGCCGAGTGCCTGACCCAAAAAAGGCTTGATGGCACTGTAAGGGCGCTTGAAAGCATCATACAAAACTCAGTATCAAAGGCCTGAAGCAAACTTTCAGAAACCTGAAACCTACTCCAACACCGCGCCAAACAAAACCCCATGCCTTAAATACTGAAAAATACTGAAATTATGCACAATTTCCTTGAAGTATCTGTGTCAACAGCATGGTGCAGCTTAGATATCTTAGATATAATGCGTCACAATCTCTGTCAAATCGGTTTTATCCATGGCAATAAAAAAAGCCGTCATACTGGCTGCAGGGGAGGGAAAAAGGCTTCGCCCCCTTACAAGCACTAGGCCAAAATGCATGATTCACATTGCAGGAAAGCCAATACTCCACCATGTGCTTGATTCGCTAAGGGAGGCAGGCGTCTCACAAGCAGTCGTGGTTGTCAAATATCTCCCGCACACAATCAAGGATTATTTCAATAACAAAGATTGCGGCGTGGAGCTTGAATTTGTGGTCCAGGGGGACAAGTACGGCACTGCGGCCGCTTTTGGGTGCGCTTGCGGCAAGTTCAAAGAGGCCTTTTATGCGCTTGCAGGCGACATAATCACGGAGCCTTCGGCATTCAAAAAACTAAGTTCGGCACACCAGCAGGAGCAATCAAAACAGGGTGGGGCACAAATAACCGCAGCGCTAAAGCTTGTCCAAAATCCGCAGGAATACGGGCTTGCAAAGGTGAAAGGCGACTACATAGAGTCCTTTGCCGAAAAGCCGAAAATTCCGA encodes:
- a CDS encoding tRNA (N(6)-L-threonylcarbamoyladenosine(37)-C(2))-methylthiotransferase translates to MKIRLSNQSTAQTSACMDMADVSAGAASQSRHDGAKALQEDKAIRFKLATYGCTLNQSDSNIMRGVLAQNGCVEVEDDSKADVIVINSCTVKEATENKIAFRLAKYARAGKPLVLAGCMSVNEKLVSYNAPNASIVGTSSLNRIFDAVESAIFHMKNSRKTGKSTANGTVQKVFKDFSSKENLPRSREGIIGKVAIAEGCLSSCTFCQTKLARGRLFSYKPEAITNEVSKWAAAGAREIQLTGQDTGAYGAEIRSDIGRLLEAVCSVKGDFKVRLGMANPEHALKHLDRLLVAFENRKMYKFLHIPVQSGSDSVLEKMKREYSVSQFMEVADAFKSKFPGMILATDVIVGFPQETFDDFEMTLGLIRKARFDIVNVSKFSPRPFTKAAGMEQVPNNEKKRRAEICSALCRKIAFENNKKWIGKKASFTVTEKQKTFTGRDDYYRQVAIAPGSIPRGFEVALGQDLEAKITGARIGCIVGQLLF
- the glmM gene encoding phosphoglucosamine mutase (catalyzes the conversion of glucosamine-6-phosphate to glucosamine-1-phosphate), with product MFGTSGIRGVANSEVGCELAVRLGGALSQAGKKAVVATDTRLAAPMIKHALVSGLLSGGAEVLDIGVVPTPVLSFASQQLGCTGVMVTASHNPPQYIGMKLFESGFEIDKVKEKAMEQKLGQDYSPKAKFDKVGRLGQADFRQQYFGFALQKIDAAKVAATRPKVVVDCANAAASTCMPYLLGMVGCQVVSVNCEQNTSFNRGLEPSQANLADTAKVVRATGALLGIAHDGDADRAVIMDEKGNVLPLDVQLALMCLFELGKNRQAGKRIVTTVEASLAVRRAVEAGGGEISITPVGSLHVAQSLYSQGGCFGGEPCGEYVYPAGVKSPDGLLSGLKFIEMLCTKGEISALSKQVKTYPIHRAKFPCPNEKKKAAMALIERQVESAGKLKGAKSLSDGLRVDFEDGWFLIRPSGTEPIMRLTAECLTQKRLDGTVRALESIIQNSVSKA